One window of Nymphaea colorata isolate Beijing-Zhang1983 chromosome 1, ASM883128v2, whole genome shotgun sequence genomic DNA carries:
- the LOC126409606 gene encoding uncharacterized protein LOC126409606, which translates to MFYLYIHMSNMTKVAFLYVLPSAAVMLSNEEERNLVMLKVMFAMVIIIFRLLTQPRRIVHPFRNAGSRFVDNIINGHPRNCLDLMRMDRNSFITLCDMLKEKNLVEDGREISVEEQFAIFLITVGHNECNRACQNTFQHSGQTIGKYVNIIIRALCQLGEQYISRPNDETPSKIHLNHHFNPYFQDCLGAIDGTHIPVWVHTSEQSRFHNRKGTLSQNVLAVVGFDMRFHYVLAGWEDSATDSRVLYSALDSDVDPLVIPTGKYYLGDG; encoded by the exons ATGTTTTATTTGTACATTCACATGTCAAACATGACGAAAGTTGCTTTTCTATATGTGCTACCCAGTGCTGCAGTCATGTTgtcaaatgaagaagaaagaaatcttGTTATGTTGAAAGTCATGTTTGCCATGGTCATCATAATTTTTAGACTTCTTACTCAACCTAGACGAATAGTTCACCCTTTTAGAAATGCTGGTTCGAGATTTGTTGATAATATCATCAATGGTCATCCAAGGAATTGCTTGGACTTAATGCGCATGGATCGCAACTCTTTTATTACATTATGTGATAtgttgaaagagaaaaatttagtAGAAGATGGTCGGGAAATCAGTGTCGAAGAACAATTTGCTATCTTTCTAATTACTGTTGGCCATAACGAGTGCAACCGTGCATGCCAGAACACGTTCCAACACTCAGGTCAAACAATTGGTAAGTACGTCAACATCATCATACGAGCACTATGTCAATTGGGTGAACAATACATCAGTCGACCGAACGATGAGACTCCATCAAAAATCCATCTCAATCATCATTTCAATCCATATTTTCAG GATTGTCTAGGAGCTATAGATGGCACTCACATACCAGTATGGGTACATACATCAGAACAATCGAGGTTTCATAATAGAAAAGGAACTCTCTCACAAAATGTATTGGCTGTAGTTGGTTTCGACATGCGATTCCACTATGTTTTGGCAGGCTGGGAAGACAGTGCGACAGATTCAAGAGTATTGTACAGTGCACTAGACAGTGATGTCGATCCTCTTGTCATACCTACAG GGAAATACTACCTTGGTGATGGATGA
- the LOC116266251 gene encoding uncharacterized protein LOC116266251 produces the protein MNTLQMITGLMQGLVQNASTGGTSTDTNRTTNGEAMGVTHQQFMSLHPPKFHGKGTVDDAEQWVIETDEIFTTLEVLDNKKVRYETFMLRGDAKEWWRTQREVKFTNHEATWGEFKEAFTHAYIPTFTREKRMQEFLNLQQGSLSLHEYIVKFRHLKKYCPHVYTADADRANKFVRGLKDGLQNQVISSRPRDLDNDIDMATRLEEGWNRMQGTNKRSEFMRSKSRPDMRSDMVNQGDRFKRQRPSTSRQDDECTTCHRQHPGKPCYREVGACLYCGRRGHFIRECPKKKEAEQGRGVANQPAEKKVPGRV, from the coding sequence ATGAACACATTGCAGATGATTACGGGATTGATGCAGGGTTTGGTGCAGAATGCTTCTACAGGAGGAACTAGTACAGACACAAACAGAACGACAAATGGTGAGGCAATGGGAGtaactcaccaacagtttatgagcCTGCACCCTCCAAAGTTTCATGGGAAAGGCACTGTTGACGATGCTGAACAGTGGGTAATAGAAACTGATGAGATCTTTACCACCCTGGAAGTGCttgacaacaagaaggttcggtaTGAAACCTTTATGCTAAGaggagatgctaaggaatggtggCGGACGCAACGTGAAGTGAAGTTCACAAATCACGAAGCGACCTGGGGAGAATTCAAGGAAgccttcacacatgcctacatTCCAACCTTCACACGGGAGAAACGCATGCAAGAATTCCTGAACCTTCAACAAGGGAGTCTGAGTCTGCACGAATACATCGTCAAATTCAgacatttgaaaaaatattgcccccatgtgtatactgctgatgcggaccgagcaaataagttcgtcagaggacttaaagacgggttgcagaaccaagtaattagtagtcgtcCGAGAGATCTAGACAACGATATCGACATGGCCACACGTCTTGAAGAGGGCTGGAACAGGATGCAAGGGACAAACAAGAGGAGTGAATTTATGCGATCCAAGTCGAGGCCAGACATGCGCAGTGACATGGTGAACCAAGGGGAtagattcaagagacagaggccatcaaCATCCAGGCAGGACGATGAATGTACCACATGTCATCGCCAACACCCGGGCAAACCATGTTACAGAGAGGTCGGGGCATGTCTCTATTGTGGAAGGCGAGGacattttattcgtgagtgcccgaagaagaaagaggcagaaCAGGGGCGAGGTGTAGCCAACCAACCAGCGGAGAAGAAGGTACCTGGGAGAGTTTAA
- the LOC116266260 gene encoding LOW QUALITY PROTEIN: syntaxin-22-like (The sequence of the model RefSeq protein was modified relative to this genomic sequence to represent the inferred CDS: substituted 1 base at 1 genomic stop codon): MSFQDLEAGRPLPLRRDLVNGKQDPSQAVAAGVFQINTAVSTFQRLVNTLGTPKDTPELREKLHKTRQHIGHLVKETSAKLKVASETDQRAEVSVSXQKIADAKLAKDFQTILKEFQKAQRLAAERETTYTPFVPQAVLPSSFVASELDITPDKSPEQRALLVESRRQEVLLVDNEIAFNEAIIEEREQGIEEIQQQIGEVNEIFKDLAVLVHEQGALIDDIDSHIEGSYASTAQAKTQLAKAAKTQRSNSSLTCLLLVIFGVILLIVIIVIAA; this comes from the exons ATGAGCTTCCAGGATCTCGAAGCCGGCAGGCCCTTGCCCCTACGGCGCGATCTGGTGAACGGAAAGCAGGACCCTTCCCAGGCCGTGGCCGCCGGAGTCTTCCAGATCAACACCGCCGTCTCGACCTTTCAGCGCCTCGTCAACACCCTTGGCACCCCCAAGGACACGCCTGAGCTCCGGGAGAAACT GCACAAGACTCGGCAGCACATCGGTCATCTGGTTAAAGAAACTTCTGCAAAGCTTAAAGTAGCTAGTGAAACAGATCAGCGTGCTGAAGTTAGTGTGA GCTAGCAAAAGATTGCTGATGCAAAGCttgcaaaagattttcaaacGATCTTGAAGGAATTTCAAAAGGCCCAGAGGCTTGCAGCTGAGAGAGAAACCACATATACTCCCTTTGTTCCTCAAGCTGTTCTACCATCAAG CTTTGTAGCAAGTGAGCTAGATATAACTCCAGATAAATCTCCGGAACAACGTGCTCTTCTTGTTGAGTCCAGAAG ACAAGAGGTCCTGCTAGTTGACAATGAAATTGCATTCAATGAGGCCATTATTGAGGAAAGGGAACAGGGAATTGAAGAAATCCAGCAACAGATTGGTGAAGTGAATGAAATCTTCAAGGACCTGGCGGTGCTTGTTCATGAACAAGGAGCTCTGATTG ATGACATTGATTCCCACATTGAGGGCTCATATGCATCTACTGCACAAGCGAAAACTCAATTGGCAAAAGCTGCAAAAActcaaagatcaaattcatctTTG ACATGCTTGCTACTAGTTATCTTCGGTGTGATCCTTCTCATTGTGATCATAGTCATTGCAGCATAG
- the LOC116260103 gene encoding phospholipase A I isoform X2 has translation MSWGLGWKRPSETFQLSLCYGEELSGSPPSFPSLASASSISSSNSTSSSTNTAHDEPSQPLRIQLEWSAGEDEDQVALRLQSQLMVALPPPQDTVLLNLNRRKVEKEEEVEEEVDVEMKVVKKREPLCSITMLKTMASGQQSDGVGVLTRLIRSNAGGEGGPAAYALGFEQHWRSVTFLNLSGCGLSVLPVELTRLPLLQKLYLDNNKLSLLPSELGELKSLKELRLDYNMLISVPELKECIGLTELSLEHNKLVRPLLDLRAMSELRILRLFGNPLEFLPEILPLHKLRHLTLANIRIEADDDLKLVNVKTEMDNSSYFAASRHKLGAFFSLIFRFSSCHHPLLASALAKIMQDHANRLAISKDENAVRQLISMISSGNRHVVEQACSALSSLAADVALAIQLIKADIMQPVQSLLKSFIPEELISVLQVVVTLAFASDIVAQKMLTKEMLKSLKALCAHKNTEVQRLSLLAVGNLAFCLENRRTLVTSESLRELLLRYTVAPEPCVKKAAARALAILGENELLRRAIRGRAVGKQGLRILSMDGGGMKGMATVQMLKQIEQGTGKRIHEMFDLICGTSTGGMLAIALGIKKMTLEQCEEIYKNLGKLVFAEPIPKDNEAASWREKLDQLYKSSSQNFRVVVHGSKHSADQFERLLKEMCKDEDGDLLIESAVKNTPKVFVVSTLVSVMPAQPFLFRNYQYPAGTPEMTIGTTESTAVSIGSPPTSAPIHSQGGTKRAAFLGSCKNHIWEAIRASSAAPYYLDDFSDDVNRWQDGAIVANNPTIIAIREAQLLWPDAQIDCLVSVGCGSVPTKTRGKGGWRYLDTGQVLVESACSVERVEEALSTLLPVLPDVQYFRFNPVDERCGMELDETDPAVWLKLEAATEEYMQKNIQSFKSLCDRLVPYRDEEKPDKTTSYYFPTTKQSSAVVDDASPCLGWRRTVLLLESSQDPDSAKATHHARALETFCSRKGIRLSMMNRMCVSSKAATAFPTPFTSPLFNGSFPSSPLTYSPEFGHQRANRMDLIPPLSLDGLQSQAATGKVSISPPDTPSSGPRQLSVLVQSLHEKLQNLPQVGIVHLALENDSVGSILSWQNDVFVVAEPGELADRFIQSVKSGLLYRARGPNRKDAVAMSRISTISALVAHNRSFQVGGILHRYIGRQTQVLEDNQEIGAFMFRRTLPAVHLTSEDVRLMVGAWRERIIICTGKYGLAPSLVKAFLDCGAKAVISPSEEPPGIQSAAFFDGQIASGDINNLENGRFVIGDEEAEEEVEPSSPMSDWEDSDIENGGQGTDARGKEEEDLSQFVCTLYDSLFRVGASVDVALRQALSLHSKLRYQCHLPSIS, from the exons ATGTCATGGGGATTGGGGTGGAAGAGGCCTTCTGAGACCTTTCAATTGAGTCTCTGTTATGGAGAGGAATTATCAGGATCTCCACCCTCCTTCCCGTCATTGGCATCAGCATcctcaatctcttcttccaactcTACCTCATCTTCCACCAATACCGCCCACGATGAGCCGTCCCAACCTCTCAGAATCCAATTGGAATGGTCGGCGGGCGAAGACGAAGATCAGGTGGCTCTCAGGCTCCAATCCCAGCTTATGGTCGCCCTTCCTCCTCCGCAGGACACGGTCCTCCTGAATCTCAATAGGAGGAAGGtcgagaaggaagaagaagtagaagaggaGGTGGACGTCGAGATGAAGGTTGTGAAGAAGAGGGAGCCTCTGTGTTCGATCACCATGTTGAAGACGATGGCGTCTGGCCAGCAGAGTGACGGCGTCGGGGTGCTGACCCGGTTGATCCGATCGAATGCCGGTGGGGAGGGTGGTCCGGCTGCTTATGCTTTAGGATTTGAGCAGCATTGGAGGAGCGTCACATTTCTCAACCTCTCCGGATGTGGATTGTCG GTTTTGCCCGTGGAATTAACCCGATTACCACTCCTCCAGAAGCTGTATCTTGACAACAATAAGCTATCACTTTTACCATCAGAACTTGGTGAACTGAAAAGCTTGAAAGAGCTCCGACTTGATTATAACATGTTGATCTCAGTTCCTG AACTCAAGGAGTGTATAGGGCTTACAGAATTGTCGCTGGAGCATAACAAGCTAGTCCGCCCTCTGTTGGATCTGAG GGCTATGTCTGAATTGCGAATTCTAAGATTGTTTGGCAATCCTCTTGAATTTCTTCCAGAGATCTTGCCCTTACATAAACTCCGTCACTTGACACTTGCAAATATCAGAATTGAAGCTGATGATGATTTAAAGCTGGTGAATGTGAAAACTGAG ATGGACAACAGTTCTTATTTTGCTGCATCTAGGCACAAACTTGGTGCCTTCTTCTCACTCATTTTCCGGTTCTCCTCTTGTCATCATCCATTGCTAGCTTCAGCCTTGGCCAAAATTATGCAGGATCATGCTAACCGTTTGGCTATTAGCAAAGATGAGAATGCAGTTCGTCAACTAATTAGTATGATAAGCAGTGGAAACCGTCATGTG GTGGAGCAAGCGTGTTCTGCTCTTTCATCATTGGCCGCAGATGTTGCCCTGGCGATACAGTTGATAAAGGCTGACATCATGCAACCTGTGCAGTCACTGCTGAAGTCATTTATTCCTGAAGAACTTATATCTGTATTGCAAGTAGTAGTGACCTTAGCTTTTGCTTCTGATATTGTGGCTCAAAAGATGTTGACAAAAGAAATGTTGAAATCTCTGAAGGCATTATGTGCGCATAAGAACACAGAG GTACAAAGATTGTCACTCCTAGCAGTTGGTAATTTAGCATTTTGTCTGGAAAATCGTCGTACACTGGTCACGTCAGAAAGTTTGCGTGAACTTCTCCTTCGTTATACTGTTGCACCTGAGCCATGTGTGAAAAAGGCTGCTGCACGTGCTTTGGCAATTCTTG GGGAGAATGAACTTCTACGACGGGCAATAAGAGGTCGGGCAGTTGGGAAGCAAGGGTTAAGAATACTATCAATGGATGGAGGTGGCATGAAAGGCATGGCTACTGTGCAGATGCTTAAGCAAATAGAACAAGGGACTGGCAAGCGAATCCATGAGATGTTTGATCTTATATGTGGTACATCAACAGGTGGCATGCTTGCGATTGCTCttggaattaaaaaaatgacGCTGGAACAATGTGAAGAAATATACAAGAATTTAG GAAAGCTGGTGTTTGCTGAACCAATCCCCAAGGACAACGAAGCAGCATCTTGGAGAGAGAAATTAGATCAACTATACAAAAGTTCATCGCAAAATTTTAGGGTTGTCGTGCATGGATCTAAG CATAGTGCAGATCAGTTTGAGAGGTTGCTAAAAGAGATGtgtaaagatgaagatggtgaCCTTTTGATTGAATCTGCTGTGAAAAACACACCAAAAGTTTTTGTGGTCTCAACTCTTGTTAGTGTGATGCCAGCTCAGCCTTTCTTGTTCCGAAATTACCAG TATCCTGCTGGCACACCAGAAATGACGATTGGAACCACAGAAAGTACCGCTGTTAGCATTGGATCACCTCCTACCAGTGCTCCGATACATTCTCAAGGTGGTACAAAGAGAGCTGCATTTCTCGGAAGCTGTAAGAATCATATATGGGAAGCCATAAGAGCATCATCTGCAGCTCCATATTATCTTGATGATTTTTCTGATG ATGTGAATAGGTGGCAGGATGGAGCAATTGTGGCAAACAACCCCACTATTATTGCAATAAGAGAAGCACAGCTTCTATGGCCCGACGCACAAATCGATTGCCTCGTATCAGTGGGTTGTGGTTCTGTTCCAACAAAG ACTCGAGGAAAAGGTGGTTGGCGTTACCTGGATACTGGCCAAGTTTTGGTCGAGAGTGCATGCTCGGTTGAACGAGTGGAAGAAGCATTGAGCACATTACTGCCTGTTCTTCCTGACGTCCAGTATTTTCGATTTAATCCAG TTGATGAGCGGTGTGGCATGGAGTTGGATGAGACTGATCCTGCCGTTTGGCTCAAGTTAGAAGCTGCAACAGAGGAGTATATGCAGAAAAATATTCAATCTTTCAAGAGTCTCTGTGACCGTCTTGTGCCATATCGAGACGAAGAGAAGCCTGACAAGACAACGTCTTATTATTTTCCTACCACAAAGCAGTCAAGTGCAG TGGTGGATGATGCCAGTCCCTGCTTAGGTTGGAGACGTACGGTTCTCCTACTAGAGTCTAGTCAGGATCCAGATTCAGCAAAGGCTACTCACCACGCTCGTGCACTTGAAACGTTTTGTTCTCGCAAGGGAATAAGGTTATCCATGATGAACAGGATGTGCGTTTCTTCAAAGGCTGCAACAGCGTTTCCAACTCCATTTACATCCCCCTTGTTTAACGGAAGCTTTCCTTCAAGCCCACTTACATACAGTCCTGAGTTTGGTCACCAGAGAGCAAACCGAATGGATTTGATTCCACCGCTGAGCTTAGACGGGTTGCAGAGTCAGGCTGCAACAGGAAAAGTTTCCATCTCCCCTCCTGATACTCCATCATCAGGTCCAAGGCAACTTTCTGTGCTTGTTCAATCACTCCACGAGAAACTGCAGAATCTGCCCCAAGTTGGCATAGTTCATTTGGCTCTTGAAAATGATTCTGTAGGTTCCATCTTAAG TTGGCAGAATGATGTGTTCGTTGTGGCAGAACCAGGCGAACTGGCAGATAGATTTATCCAGAGCGTCAAGTCCGGCCTGTTATATAGAGCAAGAGGTCCTAACAGAAAAGATGCAGTGGCCATGTCTCggatttcaacaatttctgctTTGGTTGCACATAATCGTTCTTTTCAAGTTGGGGGAATATTACATCGATATATTGGACGGCAAACACAG gttcttgaagacaaccaagAAATTGGGGCATTCATGTTCCGGAGAACCCTTCCTGCAGTTCATCTAACATCTGAAGATGTTCGTTTGATG GTTGGTgcatggagagagagaattataATCTGCACAGGGAAGTACGGGCTAGCCCCCAGTCTGGTGAAGGCTTTCCTGGATTGTGGTGCCAAGGCAGTAATTTCACCATCAGAAGAACCACCGGGGATACAGTCAGCTGCATTCTTTGATGGTCAAATTGCCTCAGGCGATATCAACAATCTAGAGAATGGGCGGTTTGTGATCGGCGACGAGGAGGCTGAGGAAGAAGTGGAGCCATCAAGCCCTATGAGCGATTGGGAAGACAGTGATATTGAGAACGGTGGGCAAGGCACGGATGCTCGCggtaaggaagaagaagatctcTCCCAGTTTGTGTGCACGTTGTATGACAGTCTGTTTCGAGTAGGTGCAAGTGTCGATGTGGCGCTGCGACAAGCTCTCAGTCTACATTCCAAGTTACGATACCAATGCCATCTCCCAAGTATATCTTAG
- the LOC116260103 gene encoding phospholipase A I isoform X1: MSWGLGWKRPSETFQLSLCYGEELSGSPPSFPSLASASSISSSNSTSSSTNTAHDEPSQPLRIQLEWSAGEDEDQVALRLQSQLMVALPPPQDTVLLNLNRRKVEKEEEVEEEVDVEMKVVKKREPLCSITMLKTMASGQQSDGVGVLTRLIRSNAGGEGGPAAYALGFEQHWRSVTFLNLSGCGLSVLPVELTRLPLLQKLYLDNNKLSLLPSELGELKSLKELRLDYNMLISVPVELKECIGLTELSLEHNKLVRPLLDLRAMSELRILRLFGNPLEFLPEILPLHKLRHLTLANIRIEADDDLKLVNVKTEMDNSSYFAASRHKLGAFFSLIFRFSSCHHPLLASALAKIMQDHANRLAISKDENAVRQLISMISSGNRHVVEQACSALSSLAADVALAIQLIKADIMQPVQSLLKSFIPEELISVLQVVVTLAFASDIVAQKMLTKEMLKSLKALCAHKNTEVQRLSLLAVGNLAFCLENRRTLVTSESLRELLLRYTVAPEPCVKKAAARALAILGENELLRRAIRGRAVGKQGLRILSMDGGGMKGMATVQMLKQIEQGTGKRIHEMFDLICGTSTGGMLAIALGIKKMTLEQCEEIYKNLGKLVFAEPIPKDNEAASWREKLDQLYKSSSQNFRVVVHGSKHSADQFERLLKEMCKDEDGDLLIESAVKNTPKVFVVSTLVSVMPAQPFLFRNYQYPAGTPEMTIGTTESTAVSIGSPPTSAPIHSQGGTKRAAFLGSCKNHIWEAIRASSAAPYYLDDFSDDVNRWQDGAIVANNPTIIAIREAQLLWPDAQIDCLVSVGCGSVPTKTRGKGGWRYLDTGQVLVESACSVERVEEALSTLLPVLPDVQYFRFNPVDERCGMELDETDPAVWLKLEAATEEYMQKNIQSFKSLCDRLVPYRDEEKPDKTTSYYFPTTKQSSAVVDDASPCLGWRRTVLLLESSQDPDSAKATHHARALETFCSRKGIRLSMMNRMCVSSKAATAFPTPFTSPLFNGSFPSSPLTYSPEFGHQRANRMDLIPPLSLDGLQSQAATGKVSISPPDTPSSGPRQLSVLVQSLHEKLQNLPQVGIVHLALENDSVGSILSWQNDVFVVAEPGELADRFIQSVKSGLLYRARGPNRKDAVAMSRISTISALVAHNRSFQVGGILHRYIGRQTQVLEDNQEIGAFMFRRTLPAVHLTSEDVRLMVGAWRERIIICTGKYGLAPSLVKAFLDCGAKAVISPSEEPPGIQSAAFFDGQIASGDINNLENGRFVIGDEEAEEEVEPSSPMSDWEDSDIENGGQGTDARGKEEEDLSQFVCTLYDSLFRVGASVDVALRQALSLHSKLRYQCHLPSIS; encoded by the exons ATGTCATGGGGATTGGGGTGGAAGAGGCCTTCTGAGACCTTTCAATTGAGTCTCTGTTATGGAGAGGAATTATCAGGATCTCCACCCTCCTTCCCGTCATTGGCATCAGCATcctcaatctcttcttccaactcTACCTCATCTTCCACCAATACCGCCCACGATGAGCCGTCCCAACCTCTCAGAATCCAATTGGAATGGTCGGCGGGCGAAGACGAAGATCAGGTGGCTCTCAGGCTCCAATCCCAGCTTATGGTCGCCCTTCCTCCTCCGCAGGACACGGTCCTCCTGAATCTCAATAGGAGGAAGGtcgagaaggaagaagaagtagaagaggaGGTGGACGTCGAGATGAAGGTTGTGAAGAAGAGGGAGCCTCTGTGTTCGATCACCATGTTGAAGACGATGGCGTCTGGCCAGCAGAGTGACGGCGTCGGGGTGCTGACCCGGTTGATCCGATCGAATGCCGGTGGGGAGGGTGGTCCGGCTGCTTATGCTTTAGGATTTGAGCAGCATTGGAGGAGCGTCACATTTCTCAACCTCTCCGGATGTGGATTGTCG GTTTTGCCCGTGGAATTAACCCGATTACCACTCCTCCAGAAGCTGTATCTTGACAACAATAAGCTATCACTTTTACCATCAGAACTTGGTGAACTGAAAAGCTTGAAAGAGCTCCGACTTGATTATAACATGTTGATCTCAGTTCCTG TAGAACTCAAGGAGTGTATAGGGCTTACAGAATTGTCGCTGGAGCATAACAAGCTAGTCCGCCCTCTGTTGGATCTGAG GGCTATGTCTGAATTGCGAATTCTAAGATTGTTTGGCAATCCTCTTGAATTTCTTCCAGAGATCTTGCCCTTACATAAACTCCGTCACTTGACACTTGCAAATATCAGAATTGAAGCTGATGATGATTTAAAGCTGGTGAATGTGAAAACTGAG ATGGACAACAGTTCTTATTTTGCTGCATCTAGGCACAAACTTGGTGCCTTCTTCTCACTCATTTTCCGGTTCTCCTCTTGTCATCATCCATTGCTAGCTTCAGCCTTGGCCAAAATTATGCAGGATCATGCTAACCGTTTGGCTATTAGCAAAGATGAGAATGCAGTTCGTCAACTAATTAGTATGATAAGCAGTGGAAACCGTCATGTG GTGGAGCAAGCGTGTTCTGCTCTTTCATCATTGGCCGCAGATGTTGCCCTGGCGATACAGTTGATAAAGGCTGACATCATGCAACCTGTGCAGTCACTGCTGAAGTCATTTATTCCTGAAGAACTTATATCTGTATTGCAAGTAGTAGTGACCTTAGCTTTTGCTTCTGATATTGTGGCTCAAAAGATGTTGACAAAAGAAATGTTGAAATCTCTGAAGGCATTATGTGCGCATAAGAACACAGAG GTACAAAGATTGTCACTCCTAGCAGTTGGTAATTTAGCATTTTGTCTGGAAAATCGTCGTACACTGGTCACGTCAGAAAGTTTGCGTGAACTTCTCCTTCGTTATACTGTTGCACCTGAGCCATGTGTGAAAAAGGCTGCTGCACGTGCTTTGGCAATTCTTG GGGAGAATGAACTTCTACGACGGGCAATAAGAGGTCGGGCAGTTGGGAAGCAAGGGTTAAGAATACTATCAATGGATGGAGGTGGCATGAAAGGCATGGCTACTGTGCAGATGCTTAAGCAAATAGAACAAGGGACTGGCAAGCGAATCCATGAGATGTTTGATCTTATATGTGGTACATCAACAGGTGGCATGCTTGCGATTGCTCttggaattaaaaaaatgacGCTGGAACAATGTGAAGAAATATACAAGAATTTAG GAAAGCTGGTGTTTGCTGAACCAATCCCCAAGGACAACGAAGCAGCATCTTGGAGAGAGAAATTAGATCAACTATACAAAAGTTCATCGCAAAATTTTAGGGTTGTCGTGCATGGATCTAAG CATAGTGCAGATCAGTTTGAGAGGTTGCTAAAAGAGATGtgtaaagatgaagatggtgaCCTTTTGATTGAATCTGCTGTGAAAAACACACCAAAAGTTTTTGTGGTCTCAACTCTTGTTAGTGTGATGCCAGCTCAGCCTTTCTTGTTCCGAAATTACCAG TATCCTGCTGGCACACCAGAAATGACGATTGGAACCACAGAAAGTACCGCTGTTAGCATTGGATCACCTCCTACCAGTGCTCCGATACATTCTCAAGGTGGTACAAAGAGAGCTGCATTTCTCGGAAGCTGTAAGAATCATATATGGGAAGCCATAAGAGCATCATCTGCAGCTCCATATTATCTTGATGATTTTTCTGATG ATGTGAATAGGTGGCAGGATGGAGCAATTGTGGCAAACAACCCCACTATTATTGCAATAAGAGAAGCACAGCTTCTATGGCCCGACGCACAAATCGATTGCCTCGTATCAGTGGGTTGTGGTTCTGTTCCAACAAAG ACTCGAGGAAAAGGTGGTTGGCGTTACCTGGATACTGGCCAAGTTTTGGTCGAGAGTGCATGCTCGGTTGAACGAGTGGAAGAAGCATTGAGCACATTACTGCCTGTTCTTCCTGACGTCCAGTATTTTCGATTTAATCCAG TTGATGAGCGGTGTGGCATGGAGTTGGATGAGACTGATCCTGCCGTTTGGCTCAAGTTAGAAGCTGCAACAGAGGAGTATATGCAGAAAAATATTCAATCTTTCAAGAGTCTCTGTGACCGTCTTGTGCCATATCGAGACGAAGAGAAGCCTGACAAGACAACGTCTTATTATTTTCCTACCACAAAGCAGTCAAGTGCAG TGGTGGATGATGCCAGTCCCTGCTTAGGTTGGAGACGTACGGTTCTCCTACTAGAGTCTAGTCAGGATCCAGATTCAGCAAAGGCTACTCACCACGCTCGTGCACTTGAAACGTTTTGTTCTCGCAAGGGAATAAGGTTATCCATGATGAACAGGATGTGCGTTTCTTCAAAGGCTGCAACAGCGTTTCCAACTCCATTTACATCCCCCTTGTTTAACGGAAGCTTTCCTTCAAGCCCACTTACATACAGTCCTGAGTTTGGTCACCAGAGAGCAAACCGAATGGATTTGATTCCACCGCTGAGCTTAGACGGGTTGCAGAGTCAGGCTGCAACAGGAAAAGTTTCCATCTCCCCTCCTGATACTCCATCATCAGGTCCAAGGCAACTTTCTGTGCTTGTTCAATCACTCCACGAGAAACTGCAGAATCTGCCCCAAGTTGGCATAGTTCATTTGGCTCTTGAAAATGATTCTGTAGGTTCCATCTTAAG TTGGCAGAATGATGTGTTCGTTGTGGCAGAACCAGGCGAACTGGCAGATAGATTTATCCAGAGCGTCAAGTCCGGCCTGTTATATAGAGCAAGAGGTCCTAACAGAAAAGATGCAGTGGCCATGTCTCggatttcaacaatttctgctTTGGTTGCACATAATCGTTCTTTTCAAGTTGGGGGAATATTACATCGATATATTGGACGGCAAACACAG gttcttgaagacaaccaagAAATTGGGGCATTCATGTTCCGGAGAACCCTTCCTGCAGTTCATCTAACATCTGAAGATGTTCGTTTGATG GTTGGTgcatggagagagagaattataATCTGCACAGGGAAGTACGGGCTAGCCCCCAGTCTGGTGAAGGCTTTCCTGGATTGTGGTGCCAAGGCAGTAATTTCACCATCAGAAGAACCACCGGGGATACAGTCAGCTGCATTCTTTGATGGTCAAATTGCCTCAGGCGATATCAACAATCTAGAGAATGGGCGGTTTGTGATCGGCGACGAGGAGGCTGAGGAAGAAGTGGAGCCATCAAGCCCTATGAGCGATTGGGAAGACAGTGATATTGAGAACGGTGGGCAAGGCACGGATGCTCGCggtaaggaagaagaagatctcTCCCAGTTTGTGTGCACGTTGTATGACAGTCTGTTTCGAGTAGGTGCAAGTGTCGATGTGGCGCTGCGACAAGCTCTCAGTCTACATTCCAAGTTACGATACCAATGCCATCTCCCAAGTATATCTTAG